The following proteins are co-located in the Limanda limanda chromosome 5, fLimLim1.1, whole genome shotgun sequence genome:
- the LOC133002160 gene encoding protein shortage in chiasmata 1 ortholog, translated as MSRYRCEHGGCLPPHIFSTVRYKAVDYVFETTTSLKVMMNLLALPAPYLPDTHQYPHSGKLPEVTYRTPWIRGKVISTCKLFVSGSVLDDLGRTKQPMNFTERFNVTLNEANKDVEKIPSSNPDSPEAEDEAVCNFKESQFNGACHEMFFKLTTDQMKPTNQNKDLLLPEELIAVDYLPQFKSELPTLKTKLSRLRTLPVADPLLSSAGDTISEDTIFRRCASYEKAPGSCASDAHMCANIHEDFAKELLMKEESLLLPVVVDTYKLTTEYYDSFSSICGLLDVAPELLDEQLPVLDMLHQVSLSDATLSVDKFQCDSPEELKQEGKRNEGLMDSDLIESMMLPTELELDVSLTLSPKTSHIRLCPSTSELEKEELSPLCSRSLVSVRAHTEMEKALWKAEKHPTFVVGFLLTEPETPEPALGFQPLSEAVKVLKLEKQSFVTAAAELRSQMSKGTSQVYLCSNCEVTESLRSELPSTRDEKMEDFKKVSPDHELFRTFLKSPANKTQSPHTKKQETSPHTEAATDDFPLQQQNHADTSQNKLLMHNVNMNNKEVKPATLTLSKLAAVSNTKEEISNVRFFEVAALSSARKNNRDTGGYDCETEQSFQTPEQTLFSPPIIRDNHRHQQVTRRPPEKELDPLSTFMALRSQQMAPVTAAPQSSASSPAPEVDRVTPPSEPHTPYMSGSVSGNVTREQEAAGQWKGQVISHPVSQSDPQVAQESRVIQVQATDSQQRAYSELLTIAQPCLNSARELGLNFLVWGDFSCLAPDRTHFLLKQQERVLCRKHAQSTELIRDQELLFSKVALIHVLVSFKELLLKCDLSTGLAYLTQAAETCSEQILQQLVKRMHIIFFLSHKNQEPNLKVQELQQLLVEWLHSRRGHNNVDKILVILSVDSDDSRSTIINSLSQVAGTAVTSVCPKENKTKLIGASVVSSVCDSVCVVVYEQHIGPDFPWNSFCLVVEFDHPGQSPWSTVCRGRSISHLSFNTSISDSEKGKDPWCLEDNVPYVVLVTEEFLNRPLLLQTLESKFNITVLERSHCPSLQMLGGTHHYAVITVDESTAIIIQDQDELDQEQASEGLVMRLTALCLQYNCCWVILHCPDIQGGGFSSEAFSNLLLVYSSLVLFGTKSKDLDVKVLIVSEVCEMAKWISQICFHSLMSSDRDPLSFLNRDWLTVIPSQGEKCLLQFPCVNPLVSQLMLRRAPSLQWLLGASLPQLSELLPEVPHKVLKLFSDTTSLFTLTTDPNLLESQAVVTETNQQPPTPPGPEAFCSQTTTSFLFGAESAETSFCERDPDPTVQDESTDFTFDLSCSFGSTDVHLESSWTGRERRREEGTFSGLKSRAGAVGRVVRRVNDQWTRGPPPNHSGFTNYLHTADDSPLKLDSTFRYSPQQPPDVSTQISAYSTVCSDFQHPNNLHNTCSLSPPTAGVTPWGRGESNDDYVSSIGGMTATSPQYGSRCLIGRERKRSGEAAGLAGTVLTPLKKGRLSYERVPGRSDGQTRLKLF; from the exons ATGTCACGCTACAGGTGTGAACATGGCGGCTGTTTACCTCCTCACATCTTCTCCACTGTCAGATATAAAGCTGTGGACTATGTGTTTGAG aCGACCACCAGTTTGAAAGTCATGATGAACTTGCTGGCCCTGCCGGCGCCTTACCTGCCCGACACCCACCAGTACCCTCACAGTGGCAAACTGCCTGAAGTCACCTACAGGACACCGTGGATCAGAG GAAAGGTGATCTCCACCTGCAAACTCTTTGTCAGTGGTTCCGTGCTTGACGACCTGGGAAGAACAAAACAACCTATGAATTTTACAGAGAG ATTTAATGTGACTCTAAATGAGGCGAACAAAGATGTGGAGAAGATACCCAGCTCTAATCCTGACTCACCTGAAGCTGAGGATGAGGCTGTCTGCAATTTTAAAGAGTCACAGTTCAATGGTGCATGTCACGAAATGTTTTTCAAGTTGACAACTGACCAGATGAAACCTACAAATCAGAACAAAG ATCTCCTCCTGCCTGAAGAGCTCATTGCTGTTGACTACCTGCCACAATTTAAGAGTGAATTACCCACATTGAAAACCAAACTGTCCAGACTGAGGACGCTTCCCGTGGCCGACCCTCTGCTGAGCTCAGCGGGAGACACCATCTCTGAGGACACAATATTCAG GAGATGTGCGTCTTATGAAAAAGCTCCTGGTTCGTGTGCCAGTGACGCTCACATGTGTGCAAACATACATGAGGACTTTGCCAAAGAATTGCTCATGAAGGAAGAG TCTCTGCTCCTACCGGTTGTTGTGGACACTTATAAATTGACCACAGAATACTACGACTCCTTTTCAAGCATTTGTGGTCTTTTAGATGTTGCTCCTGAACTATTGGATGAGCAACTTCCAGTCCTCGATATGCTTCATCAAG TTTCCCTTTCAGATGCAACATTGTCAGTGGATAAATTCCAGTGCGACTCACCAGAGGAGCTTAAACAAGAAGGGAAGAGGAATGAAGGCCTGATGGACTCAGATCTCATAG AAAGTATGATGCTTCCAACTGAATTGGAGCTGGACGTGTCTCTGACACTGTCTCCGAAGACCAGTCACATCCGTCTGTGTCCGTCCACTTCTGAACTCGAGAAGGAAGAGTTGTCACCGCTCTGCAGCCG GTCTTTAGTGTCAGTGAGAGCTCACACCGAGATGGAGAAGGCTCTTTGGAAAGCAGAGAAGCATCCAACCTTTGTGGTGGGATTTTTGTTGACAG AGCCTGAAACACCTGAACCAGCTTTGGGCTTCCAGCCGCTATCTGAGGCTGTAAAAGTCCTTAAATTAGAGAAGCAAAGctttgtcactgctgctgctgaactgaGGTCACAGATGAGCAAAGGAACCTCACAGGTGTATTTGTGCAGCAACTGTGAGGTCACTGAGAGCCTGAGGTCCGAGCTTCCCTCCACCAGAGACGAGAAGATGGAAGACTTTAAAAAGGTGTCACCCGACCATGAGCTGT TTCGAACCTTCCTGAAGAGTCCTGCAAACAAAACTCAGTCACCTCACACGAAGAAACAGGAAACGTCTCCCCATACTGAAGCTGCCACAGATGATTTTCCTCTGCAACAACAAAACCATGCTGACACATCTCAGAACAAACTCCTTATGCACAATGTCAACATGAACAACAAGGAAGTAAAACCTGCAACACTTACACTTTCAAAATTGGCCGCTGTCTCAAACACCAAGGAGGAAATTTCCAATGTCAGGTTCTTTGAAGTCGCTGCCCTGTCTTCTGCTCGTAAGAACAACAGAGACACAGGCGGATATGACTGTGAGACCGAGCAGAGTTTCCAAACTCCTGAGCAGACTCTGTTCTCACCACCGATTATCAGAGACAACCACAGACATCAGCAGGTTACCAGACGTCCTCCAGAGAAGGAACTTGACCCTCTCTCTACCTTCATGGCACTCAGATCCCAGCAGATGGCGCCAGTTACTGCAGCGCCTCAGAGCTCAGCCAGTTCTCCAG CACCAGAGGTGGACCGGGTAACTCCACCGTCTGAGCCGCATACTCCGTATATGAGCGGTTCTGTGTCAGGAAATGTTACCAGAGAGCAGGAAGCTGCTGGTCAATGGAAAGGTCAAGTCATCAGTCATCCTGTCAGCCAGTCCGACCCTCAGGTGGCTCAGGAGAGCAGAGTGATACAGGTTCAAGCTACAG ACAGCCAGCAGCGGGCATACTCTGAGCTGCTGACCATCGCTCAGCCCTGTTTGAACTCTGCCAGAGAGCTGGGGCTCAACTTCCTGGTGTGGGGAGACTTCAGCTGCCTGGCCCCTGACCGAACACATTTCCTCCTCAAACAGCAGGAGAGGGTGCTCTGCAGAAAGCatgcacagagcacagagctgatCAGAG ATCAGGAGCTACTCTTCAGCAAGGTGGCTCTGATTCATGTGCTGGTGTCGTTcaaggagctgctgctgaagtgCGACCTCAGTACTGGATTGG CGTACCTGACTCAGGCAGCTGAGACATGTTCGGAGCAgattctgcagcagctggtgAAGAGGATGCACatcatcttcttcctcagtcACAAGAACCAGGAGCCTAACCTCAAAgtgcaggagctgcagcagctgctggttgAATGGCTGCACAGCAGGAGAGGACACAACAACGTAGACAAA ATTCTTGTCATATTATCAGTCGACTCTGACGACAGCAGATCCACGATCATCAACAGCTTGAGCCAAGTGGCCG gtACAGCTGTAACGTCAGTTTGTCCTAAGGAgaacaaaaccaaactgattGGTGCCAGCGTGGTCAGCAG tgtgtgtgacagtgtgtgtgtagtggtgtATGAGCAGCATATAGGCCCCGACTTCCCCTGGAACAGTTTCTGTCTGGTGGTGGAGTTCGACCATCCAGGTCAGTCTCCATGGTCCACAGTCTGCAGAGGGAGGAGCATCAGTCACCTCTCTTTCAACACCAGCATCTCTGACTCTG AGAAGGGGAAAGACCCCTGGTGCCTGGAAGACAACGTTCCTTATGTTGTGTTGGTGACTGAGGAGTTTCTTAACcgtccactgctgctgcagacgcTAGAGTCAAA GTTCAATATAACTGTGTTGGAGAGGAGTCACTGTCCATCCCTGCAGATGCTCGGAGGGACTCATCACTATGCTGTGATCACAGTGGATGAAAGTACAGCCATTATTATTCAG gATCAGGATGAACTGGATCAGGAACAAGCCAGTGAGGGACTGGTGATGAGACTGACTGCTCTCTGTCTTCAGTATAACTGCTGCTGGGTGATCCTGCACTGCCCGGACATCCAGGGAGGAGG ATTTTCCAGCGAAGCCTTCAGCAACTTGTTGTTGGTTTATTCGTCTCTGGTGCTGTTTGGAACAAAGTCCAAGGACCTAGATGTCAAG GTGCTGATAGTGTCCGAGGTTTGTGAAATGGCCAAGTGGATCAGTCAGATCTGCTTCCACAGCCTGATGTCCAGTGACAGGGATCCTCTCAGCTTCCTGAACAGAGACTGGTTGACTGTGATCCCTTCACAG GGGGAAAAGTGTCTGTTGCAGTTCCCATGTGTTAACCCTCTGGTGAGTCAGCTGATGCTGAGGAGAGCTCCATCCCTACAGTGGCTCCTGGGGGCCTCTCTGCCTCAGCTCAGTGAGCTCCTCCCTGAGGTGCCACATAAAGTCCTCAAG CTTTTCAGTGACACCACCTCCCTGTTCACACTGACCACGGACCCGAACCTCCTTGAGTCTCAGGCAGTCGTCACTGAGACTAACCAGCAACCCCCCACACCCCCTGGTCCAGAGGCGTTCTGCAGCCAAACCACCACCAGCTTCCTGTTTGGAGCTGAAAGTGCAGAGACCAGCTTCTGTGAACGAGACCCAGACCCGACGGTGCAGGATGAAAGCACCGATTTCACATTCGACCTGAGTTGTTCCTTCGGCAGCACAGATGTTCACCTGGAGAGCAGCTGGACAGGCAGGGAGCggcggagagaggaggggacgtTTTCTGGATTAAAAAGCCGAGCCGGAGCAGTGGGGAGGGTTGTGAGGAGAGTAAACGACCAGTGGACACGTGGGCCTCCACCGAACCACAGCGGCTTCACCAACTACCTCCACACTGCTGACGACAGTCCTCTCAAACTGGACTCCACGTTCAGATACAGCCCACAGCAACCACCTGACGTCAGCACTCAAATATCTGCATACTCTACAGTCTGCAGCGACTTCCAGCATCCTAACAACCTTCACAACACCTGCAGTCTGAGCCCCCCCACTGCAGGGGTCACACCGTGGGGAAGAGGTGAAAGCAACGACGACTACGTCTCCAGCATCGGAGGGATGACAGCAACTTCACCTCAGTACGGCTCCCGATGCTTGATTGgacgagagaggaagaggagtggagaggcTGCCGGTTTGGCTGGAACAG tgtTGACTCCACTGAAGAAGGGAAGGCTGAGCTACGAGAGGGTTCCCGGCAGGAGTGACGGTCAGACCAGGCTgaagttattttaa
- the tal2 gene encoding T-cell acute lymphocytic leukemia protein 2 → MTRKVFTNTRERWRQHNVNTAFAELRKLIPTHPPEKKLSKNEILRLAMRYINFLVQLLESQSGQPASHSPNTLLTFLKGNMEQLQSPPHTWNLTSDTEAPSPGSSCDSTEAW, encoded by the coding sequence ATGACCAGGAAGGTGTTCACCAACACGAGGGAGCGCTGGCGCCAGCACAACGTCAACACCGCCTTCGCCGAGCTCCGCAAGCTCATCCCCACTCATCCGCCGGAGAAGAAGCTGAGCAAGAACGAGATCCTGCGTCTGGCCATGCGCTACATCAACTTCCtggtgcagctgctggagagccAGAGCGGTCAGCCGGCCAGCCACTCCCCCAACACCCTGCTCACCTTCCTCAAAGGAAACATGGAGCAGCTGCAGTCACCTCCGCACACCTGGAACCTGACCAGTGACACCGAAGCTCCGTCACCAGGATCCAGCTGTGACAGCACGGAGGCCTGGTAG
- the LOC133002024 gene encoding UDP-glucuronosyltransferase 2A2-like produces MEQRQHLFVCVLLALCATRTANGGNILVWYTEGSHWINMKPVLEALMDRGHQVTVLAPSMTLFMNTSISSRFQYENFEVSLPLKEMETFFDDFLQFTMYEMDQMNTLQMYMKFIDLMAVNLQYTLRYLDGVLKSDTVMKKLKEGKYDLLLADPVYAGSDLTAEILGIPLVFSLRFSFVNNWERHCGQLPAPPSFVPAVMSKLTDKMDFSERVLNYAFYLINDIILNNIYWKKVDAYYSEIQGKPTSACQTMSKADFWLIRTYWDFEFPRPFLPNFKYVGGIHCKPAKPLPEDMEEFVQSSGDAGIVVFTLGSMVKNITAEKANVIASALAQIPQKVLWRYSGDKPETLGDNTRIYDWIPQNDLLGHHKTRAFITHGGTNGIYEAIYHGVPMVGIPLFGDQPDNMAHMKAKGAAVTVDLNFMKPEDLRDAINTVIKEKSYKESAMRLSSIHHDRPTSPLDEALFWIEFTMRNKGAKHLRVQAHELTWYQYHCLDVLAIFLAIVLLITLLFIGTCRYCFRMCCGRRGKKKTE; encoded by the exons ATGGAGCAGAGGCAGcacctctttgtttgtgtgcttctgGCACTTTGTGCCACTCGGACGGCGAATGGAGGGAACATTCTGGTGTGGTACACTGAGGGCAGCCACTGGATTAACATGAAGCCTGTGCTGGAGGCTCTGATGGACAGAGGACACCAGGTCACCGTCCTGGCTCCGAGCATGACTCTGTTCATGAACACCAGTATTTCTTCTCGCTTTCAGTACGAAAACTTCGAAGTATCACTCCcactgaaggagatggagacgTTTTTTGACGACTTTCTTCAATTCACCATGTATGAGATGGATCAAATGAACACCTTGCAGATGTACATGAAGTTTATTGATCTGATGGCGGTCAACCTGCAGTATACTTTGAGGTATTTGGACGGAGTGCTGAAATCAGACACCGTCATGAAGAAGCTGAAGGAAGGAAAATATGACCTTCTCCTGGCTGACCCCGTCTACGCCGGCAGTGACTTGACAGCAGAGATTTTGGGCATCCCTCTGGTTTTCTCTCTGCGCTTCAGCTTTGTGAATAACTGGGAGAGACACTGTGGTCAGCTACCTGCTCCACCGTCCTTTGTCCCCGCTGTTATGAGCAAACTGACAGACAAGATGGACTTCTCAGAGAGAGTGTTGAACTATGCCTTCTATTTAATCAATGACATCATTTTGAACAACATTTATTGGAAAAAAGTAGATGCATATTACTCCGAAATTCAAG GGAAACCGACCAGTGCCTGCCAGACAATGAGTAAAGCAGACTTCTGGTTGATTCGAACCTACTGGGATTTTGAATTCCCTCGTCCATTCCTCCCAAACTTCAAATACGTTGGTGGGATCCACTGCAAACCTGCTAAACCTTTGCCAGAG GATATGGAGGAATTTGTGCAGAGTTCAGGAGACGCTGGCATCGTGGTCTTCACTTTGGGATCCATGGTCAAGAACATCACTGCAGAGAAGGCGAACGTGATCGCCTCGGCCCTCGCTCAGATCCCACAAAAG GTGCTGTGGAGATACAGtggagacaaaccagagactcTTGGTGATAACACCAGAATATATGACTGGATCCCTCAGAACGACCTGCTGG GTCACCACAAGACCAGAGCCTTCATCACCCATGGTGGCACCAATGGGATTTATGAGGCCATCTACCACGGTGTTCCAATGGTGGGCATCCCCTTGTTCGGTGACCAACCAGACAACATGGCCCACATGAAGGCCAAGGGAGCTGCAGTTACCGTGGACTTAAACTTCATGAAGCCTGAGGACCTGAGAGATGCGATCAATACTGTTATCAAAGAGAAATC GTACAAGGAGAGTGCCATGCGGCTGTCCAGTATCCACCATGACAGACCCACCAGTCCCCTGGATGAGGCCTTGTTCTGGATCGAGTTCACCATGAGAAACAAGGGGGCCAAGCACTTGAGGGTCCAGGCTCATGAGCTGACCTGGTACCAGTACCACTGCCTGGACGTCCTGGCCATCTTCCTCGCCATCGTCCTGCTCATCACACTCCTCTTCATCGGGACCTGCCGTTACTGCTTTAGGATGTGCTGTGGCAGGAGAGGCAAGAAAAAGACTGAGTGA
- the LOC133002023 gene encoding UDP-glucuronosyltransferase 2A2-like yields the protein MEQRQRLFVCVLLALCATRTANGGNILVWYTEGSHWINMKLVLEALMDRGHQVTVLAPSTTLFMNTSISSRIQYENFEVSISLEEMETFFDDFLQFTMYEMDQMNTLQMYMKYIELMAVDQKFALRYLDGVLKSDTVMKKLKEGKYDLLLADPLYAGSDLTAEILGIPLVFSLRFSFVNNWERHCGQLPAPPSFVPAVMSKLTDKMDFSERVWNFAFYLINDIIVNNSYWKKLDAYYSEIQGKPTSACQTMSKADFWLIRTYWDFEFPRPFLPNFKYVGGIHCKPAKPLPEDMEEFVQSSGDAGIVVFTLGSMVKNITAEKANVIASALAQIPQKVLWRYSGDKPETLGDNTRIYDWIPQNDLLGHHKTRAFITHGGTNGIYEAIYHGVPMVGIPLFVDQPDNMVHMKAKGAALIVDLNFMKSHEDLRDAINTVIKEKSYKESAMRLSRIHHDRPTSPLDEALFWIEFTMRNKGAKHLRVQAHELTWYQYHCLDVLAFFLAIVLLITLLFIGTCRYCFRMCCGRRGKKKTE from the exons ATGGAGCAGAGGCagcgcctctttgtttgtgtgcttctgGCACTTTGTGCCACTCGGACGGCGAATGGAGGGAACATTCTGGTGTGGTACACTGAGGGCAGCCACTGGATTAACATGAAGCTTGTGCTGGAGGCTCTGATGGACAGAGGACACCAGGTCACCGTCCTGGCTCCGAGCACGACTCTGTTCATGAACACCAGTATTTCTTCTCGCATTCAGTACGAAAACTTCGAAGTATCCATCTcactggaggagatggagacgtTTTTTGACGACTTTCTTCAATTCACCATGTATGAGATGGATCAAATGAACACCTTGCAGATGTACATGAAGTATATTGAGCTGATGGCGGTCGACCAGAAGTTTGCTTTGAGGTATTTGGACGGAGTGCTGAAATCAGACACCGTCATGAAGAAGCTGAAGGAAGGAAAATATGACCTTCTCCTGGCTGACCCCCTCTACGCCGGCAGTGACTTGACAGCAGAGATTTTGGGCATCCCTCTGGTTTTCTCTCTGCGCTTCAGCTTTGTGAATAACTGGGAGAGACACTGTGGTCAGCTACCTGCTCCACCGTCCTTTGTCCCCGCTGTTATGAGCAAACTGACAGACAAGATGGACTTCTCAGAGAGAGTGTGGAACTTTGCCTTCTATTTAATCAATGACATCATTGTGAACAACAGTTATTGGAAAAAACTAGATGCATATTACTCCGAAATTCAAG GGAAACCGACCAGTGCCTGCCAGACAATGAGTAAAGCAGACTTCTGGTTGATTCGAACCTACTGGGATTTTGAATTCCCTCGTCCATTCCTCCCAAACTTCAAATACGTTGGTGGGATCCACTGCAAACCTGCTAAACCTTTGCCAGAG GATATGGAGGAATTTGTGCAGAGTTCAGGAGACGCTGGCATCGTGGTCTTCACTTTGGGATCCATGGTCAAGAACATCACTGCAGAGAAGGCGAACGTGATCGCCTCGGCCCTCGCTCAGATCCCACAAAAG GTGCTGTGGAGATACAGtggagacaaaccagagactcTTGGTGATAACACCAGAATATATGACTGGATCCCTCAGAACGACCTGCTGG GTCACCACAAGACCAGAGCCTTCATCACCCATGGTGGCACTAATGGGATTTATGAGGCCATCTACCACGGTGTTCCAATGGTGGGCATCCCCTTGTTCGTTGACCAACCAGACAACATGGTCCACATGAAGGCCAAGGGAGCTGCACTTATCGTGGACTTAAACTTCATGAAGTCTCATGAGGACCTGAGAGATGCGATCAATACTGTTATCAAAGAGAAATC GTACAAGGAGAGTGCCATGCGGCTGTCCAGAATCCACCATGACAGACCCACCAGTCCCCTGGATGAGGCCTTGTTCTGGATCGAGTTCACCATGAGAAACAAGGGGGCCAAGCACTTGAGGGTCCAGGCTCATGAGCTGACCTGGTACCAGTACCACTGCCTGGACGTCCTGGCCTTCTTCCTCGCCATCGTCCTGCTCATCACACTCCTCTTCATCGGGACCTGCCGTTACTGCTTTAGGATGTGCTGTGGCAGGAGAGGCAAGAAAAAGACTGAGTGA